A single Musa acuminata AAA Group cultivar baxijiao chromosome BXJ2-1, Cavendish_Baxijiao_AAA, whole genome shotgun sequence DNA region contains:
- the LOC135598460 gene encoding glycine dehydrogenase (decarboxylating), mitochondrial-like: protein MERARKLASQAILRRLISRTRPSPSMPAATRRVSSLFPATNSLFRPSVLAESMLRNGQTRSISVDALRPSDTFPRRHNSATPEEQFTMAASCGFSSLDALIDATVPKTIRISDIRLPKFDAGLTESEMIAHMSRLAAKNKVFKSFIGMGYYNTLVPGVILRNIMENPAWYTQYTPYQAEIAQGRLESLLNFQTMISDLTALPMSNASLLDEGTAAAEAMAMCNNIQKGKKKTFLVASNCHPQTIDVCKTRADGFDIKVVVADLKDFDYKSNDVCGVLVQYPGTDGEILDYGEFIKNAHAHGVKVVMATDLLALTVLKPPGELGADIVVGSAQRFGVPMGYGGPHAAFLATSQEYKRMMPGRIIGVSVDSTGKPGLRMAMQTREQHIRRDKATSNICTAQALLANMAAMYAVYHGPEGLKAIAERVHGLSCAFAHGLKKLGTVTLQDLPFFDTVKVKCSNAKAIADEACKNEMNLRVVDSDTITVSFDETTTLEDVDKLFEVFACGKAVNFTAESLAPEVQMVIPKGLVRYSSYLTHPIFNSYHTEHELLRYIHKLQSRDLSLCHSMIPLGSCTMKLNATVEMMPVTWPSFADLHPFVPADQAQGYQEMFKDLGELLCTITGFDSFSLQPNAGAAGEYAGLMVIRAYHLSRGDSHRNVCIIPVSAHGTNPASAAMCGMKIVAVGTDSKGNINIEELRKAAQAHKDNLSALMVTYPSTHGVYEEGIDEICKIIHDNGGQVYMDGANMNAQVGLTSPGFIGADVCHLNLHKTFCIPHGGGGPGMGPIGVKKHLAPFLPSHPVVATGGIPPPENAQPLGTISAAPWGSALILTISYTYIAMMGSKGLTNASKTAILNANYMAKRLENYYPILFRGVNGTVAHEFIVDLRGFKATAGIEPEDVAKRLMDYGFHGPTMSWPVPGTLMIEPTESESKAELDRFCDALISIREEIAQIESGKADINNNVLKGAPHPLSMLMGDAWNKPYSRECAAFPVSWLRDAKFWPTAGRIDNVYGDRNLICTLPPVSQMAEEAAAATA from the exons ATGGAGCGCGCTCGAAAACTGGCGAGCCAGGCGATCCTCCGCCGCCTGATCTCCCGGACGAGGCCGTCCCCGTCTATGCCCGCCGCCACCCGCCGCGTCTCCTCCCTGTTCCCGGCCACCAACTCCCTCTTTCGTCCGTCCGTGCTCGCCGAATCCATGCTTCGCAATGGCCAGACTCGCTCCATCTCCGTCGATGCCCTCCGCCCCTCCGACACCTTCCCCCGCCGCCACAACTCCGCCACGCCCGAGGAGCAGTTCACCATGGCCGCCTCCTGTGGCTTCTCCTCCCtcgacgccctcatcgacgcTACCGTCCCCAAGACCATCCGTATCTCCGACATAAGGCTCCCCAAGTTCGACGCCGGCCTTACCGAGTCGGAGATGATCGCGCACATGAGCCGCCTGGCCGCCAAGAACAAGGTCTTTAAGTCCTTCATCGGGATGGGCTACTACAACACTCTCGTCCCCGGCGTCATCCTCCGCAACATCATGGAGAACCCGGCGTGGTACACCCAGTACACTCCGTACCAGGCCGAGATCGCACAAGGCCGCCTCGAGTCCCTCCTCAACTTCCAGACCATGATCTCCGACCTCACCGCCCTCCCCATGTCCAACGCTTCCCTCCTCGACGAGGGCACCGCCGCCGCAGAGGCCATGGCCATGTGCAACAACATCCAGAAAGGCAAAAAGAAGACCTTCTTGGTCGCCTCCAATTGCCATCCCCAGACCATCGACGTCTGCAAGACCAGGGCCGACGGGTTCGATATCAAGGTCGTCGTCGCCGACCTCAAGGACTTCGATTACAAGTCCAACGATGTTTGCGGAGTCCTGGTCCAGTACCCCGGCACCGATGGTGAGATCTTGGACTACGGGGAGTTCATCAAGAATGCTCATGCCCATGGCGTCAAGGTCGTGATGGCGACCGACCTACTGGCGCTGACGGTGCTCAAGCCGCCGGGCGAGCTCGGGGCCGACATCGTGGTGGGATCTGCTCAGAGGTTCGGGGTGCCCATGGGCTACGGCGGTCCGCACGCTGCGTTCCTGGCAACGTCGCAGGAGTACAAGAGGATGATGCCTGGTAGAATCATCGGGGTCAGCGTTGATTCCACCGGTAAGCCTGGGCTACGGATGGCGATGCAGACCAGGGAGCAGCACATCAGGAGGGACAAGGCCACCAGCAACATCTGCACCGCGCAG GCATTGCTTGCGAACATGGCCGCAATGTATGCCGTGTATCATGGTCCTGAAGGTCTCAAGGCAATTGCCGAGAGGGTCCACGGTCTTTCTTGTGCTTTTGCACACGGGCTGAAGAAGCTCGGGACGGTGACCCTTCAAGATCTTCCGTTCTTTGACACAGTCAAAGTAAAATGTTCCAATGCAAAGGCAATTGCCGACGAGGCctgcaagaatgaaatgaatctTCGGGTTGTTGACTCCGATACG ATAACTGTGTCCTTTGATGAGACCACAACCCTTGAAGATGTGGATAAGTTGTTTGAAGTTTTTGCTTGTGGCAAGGCT GTCAACTTTACTGCAGAATCTCTAGCTCCTGAAGTCCAGATGGTAATCCCAAAAGGCCTAGTCAGATATAGCTCATATTTGACGCACCCAATCTTCAACTCGTACCACACAGAGCATGAACTGCTGCGGTATATCCACAAGTTACAATCCAGAGATCTCTCCTTATGCCACAGCATGATTCCTCTTGGATCTTGCACGATGAAACTGAATGCTACTGTGGAGATGATGCCTGTGACTTGGCCCAGCTTTGCTGACCTTCACCCATTTGTGCCTGCTGACCAGGCTCAAGGATATCAG GAAATGTTCAAAGACTTGGGTGAGCTTTTGTGCACCATCACAGGATTTGATTCTTTCTCATTGCAACCAAATGCTGGTGCTGCTGGAGAATATGCTGGGCTCATGGTTATTCGTGCTTACCACCTA TCAAGAGGAGATAGCCATCGTAATGTCTGCATCATACCCGTATCTGCTCATGGGACAAATCCTGCAAGTGCAGCCATGTGCGGAATGAAGATTGTTGCTGTTGGAACCGATTCCAAGGGTAACATTAACATTGAAGAACTAAGAAAAGCAGCTCAGGCACACAAGGACAATTTGTCTGCTCTGATG GTTACATACCCGTCAACTCATGGAGTCTATGAAGAAGGCATCGATGAGATATGCAAGATTATTCATGACAATGGAGGACAAGTTTACATGGATGGTGCTAACATGAATGCACAG GTCGGCCTTACAAGTCCAGGTTTTATCGGAGCAGATGTCTGTCATCTTAACCTCCACAAGACATTCTGCATCCCACATGGTGGAGGTGGTCCTGGAATGGGTCCCATTGGTGTGAAGAAGCACTTGGCACCATTCTTGCCATCACATCCTGTG GTGGCTACTGGAGGAATACCTCCCCCGGAGAATGCCCAGCCTCTTGGTACTATTTCTGCAGCACCGTGGGGATCTGCACTTATTCTGACAATTTCATACACATACATAGCCATGATGGGTTCTAAGGGGTTAACAAATGCTTCAAAGACAGCTATACTAAATGCAAACTATATGGCAAAGCGTTTAGAG AACTATTACCCCATTCTTTTCCGTGGAGTCAATGGAACTGTCGCCCATGAATTCATAGTAGACTTGAGGGGGTTTAAG GCGACTGCTGGTATAGAGCCTGAAGATGTTGCCAAACGTCTAATGGATTACGGATTCCATGGACCAACAATGTCTTGGCCAGTGCCAGGGACACTCATGATTGAACCCACGGAAAGCGAAAGCAAG GCAGAGCTAGATAGATTCTGTGATGCTCTTATTTCTATAAGGGAAGAAATTGCACAGATTGAGAGTGGGAAAGCTGATATCAACAACAATGTCCTGAAG GGTGCTCCTCATCCTCTATCTATGCTCATGGGAGACGCATGGAACAAACCATACTCCAGGGAGTGTGCAGCTTTCCCTGTTTCTTGGCTCCGAGATGCCAAATTCTGGCCAACTGCAG GGCGCATCGACAATGTGTACGGCGATCGTAATCTCATCTGCACCCTTCCTCCTGTGTCACAAATGGCTGAAGAAGCTGCAGCTGCTACTGCATAG
- the LOC103985790 gene encoding histone deacetylase 19-like yields MDVAGTSGGGSSLPSVGTDATKRKVCYFYHPTMGNFYYGNGHPMKPHRVRMTHALLEKYGLLRHMRVLRPIPAHERDFCRFHADDYIAFLRTADSSVENDPATLRRFNIDDVECPIFHGLYKFCQLYAGASISAARQVNLDHYDIVINWSGGLHHAKKSMASGFCYVNDVVLAILSLLETRDRVLYVDIDIHHGDGVEEAFYTTDRVMTVSFHKFGGYFPGTGHIDDIGCDGGKYYAVNVPLDDGIDDESYLYIFKPVVAKAMEVFRPNAIVLQCGADSLSGDRLGCFNLSVRGHGECVKYIRSFNVPLMLLGGGGYTLHNVARCWCYETGVALGIEVNNKIPDHQYSEYFAPLYRIHLPTTNMTNKNSRKSLDDTIAKVLANLSKLQAAPSVQFKERSSPMDLDEIDEDEEDASESDE; encoded by the exons ATGGACGTGGCCGGCACCAGCGGAGGCGGTAGCTCGCTGCCGTCGGTGGGGACGGACGCAACGAAGCGGAAGGTGTGCTACTTCTACCACCCGACGATGGGCAACTTCTACTACGGAAATGGACACCCGATGAAGCCCCACCGGGTGCGGATGACACATGCCCTCCTTGAGAAGTACGGGCTCCTTAGGCACATGCGTGTCCTCCGACCCATCCCCGCCCACGAGCGCGACTTCTGCCGCTTCCACGCCGATGACTACATCGCGTTCCTTCGCACCGCCGATTCCTCGGTCGAGAACGACCCGGCCACCTTACGCCGCTTCAACATCGACGACGTCGAGTGCCCCATCTTCCATGGCCTCTACAAGTTCTGCCAGCTCTACGCCGGCGCCTCCATCAGCGCCGCCAGGCAGGTCAACCTCGACCACTACGACATAGTCATCAACTGGTCCGGCGGCCTTCACCACGCCAAGAAGAGCATGGCCTCGGGCTTCTGCTACGTCAATGATGTCGTCCTCGCCATCCTTAGTCTCCTCGAGACCCGCGAC CGTGTTCTCTACGTAGACATTGATATCCACCATGGAGATGGAGTAGAGGAAGCCTTCTACACAACTGATAGGGTAATGACGGTCTCATTCCACAAGTTCGGAGGCTATTTTCCTGGAACTGGGCATATAGATGATATCGGATGTGATGGAGGAAAATATTACGCAGTGAATGTTCCATTAGATGACGGAATAGACGACGAGAGCTACCTCTATATCTTCAAACCTGTCGTAGCAAAAGCCATGGAAGTCTTCAGGCCAAACGCCATCGTCCTTCAGTGCGGTGCTGACTCCTTATCTGGAGACAGGTTGGGCTGCTTCAACCTTTCTGTGCGTGGCCATGGAGAGTGTGTCAAGTAtattagatcttttaacgtgccacTGATGCTGCTTGGCGGCGGTGGCTACACCTTGCATAATGTTGCTCGCTGTTGGTGCTACGAG ACCGGGGTGGCCCTTGGAATCGAGGTGAACAATAAGATTCCTGATCACCAATACAGCGAGTATTTTGCCCCACTCTACAGAATCCACCTTCCAACAACGAACATGACAAACAAGAACTCACGCAAGTCATTGGATGATACCATAGCGAAGGTACTGGCTAACCTTTCCAAGCTCCAAGCAGCCCCCAGTGTCCAATTCAAGGAACGGTCGTCTCCTATGGATCTCGATGAG ATTGACGAGGATGAAGAGGACGCGAGCGAAAGTGATGAATAG
- the LOC135598462 gene encoding ATP-dependent Clp protease proteolytic subunit-related protein 1, chloroplastic-like, with amino-acid sequence MQNEKMESVGSETEAYAIADKIAKDIQLPKYFQAQEAIAYGTADEIIDSRYERDEMLAQSKAMRKAAGTGPQATPYGFR; translated from the exons ATGCAA AATGAGAAGATGGAAAGTGTTGGATCTGAAACCGAGGCTTATGCAATTGCTGACAAG ATTGCAAAGGACATccagcttccgaaatatttccaagcTCAAGAAGCTATTGCCTATGGAACAGCCGACGAGATCATCGATTCACGATATG AACGAGACGAGATGCTTGCACAGTCCAAAGCCATGAGAAAGGCAGCTGGAACTGGTCCACAAGCAACGCCATATGGGTTTAGGTAG
- the LOC135598461 gene encoding protein QUIRKY-like: MTSPPAHTVSKLAVEVIDARDLVPKDGHGTSSPFVIVEFDGQRKRTHTVARDLNPQWNERLEFVVANPASMVAQELDVEVYNDKRMGSPSGARKNHFLGRVRICGSQFARRGEEALIYFPLERRSLLSWIRGEIGLKVYYYDEPLSDETKPVGSDPNQAPAPPPSTEEPKDVPPDVPAPTEAAIDTQSPPLVSVVVVEKTPVQTAHVNANVVSPPSPDPTTVEAYPPEVRKMQTPACTERDRVFSKRFIGGACGPRVISGRFVDCNELVDRPPLATYDLVEPMQYLFVRVVKARGLRPCESPHVKIQAGPHTRRSLPGRDGGAGSPEWNQVFALNQCKPDSRLEISVRGGGPDEAFLGGVCFDLTDVPVRDQPDGPLAPQWYRLEGGRDDAPMTGDIMVAVWIGTQADESFPEAWNSDATYVSYTYTRSKVYQSPKMWYLRATVIEAQDLRLAAATRPYDVRVKILLGIQALCTRRPTAVSSSASSISWMEDLMFVASEPFSNHEMIVQVEDRSTKEPVVLGHAVVPVALAEQRLDERQAVASRWFSLEEAAAFAGCRCGGGPGGGYYGRLNLRLCLEGGYHVMDEAAHVCSDFRPTAKQLWKPAVGVLELGILGARGLPIKGGEEAAKSSTNAYCVAKYGKKWVRTRTVADCFDPRWNEQYTWQVYDPCTVLTVGVFDNCRMFDAAGDRQDYRIGKVRIRVSTLESNRVYTTWYPMLQLQPSGVMKMGEVQLAVRFACSAPFPDTWAMYAQPMLPRMHYLRPIAVWKQEVLRAWAIRMVAEWLERSEPPLGQEVVHYMLDVDTQSWSIRRSRANWFRVLCVLAWAFGLARWVDDIRRWRNPTTTVLVHVLYLVLVWYPELVVPTASLYMSLIGIWYCRFRPRVPAGMDMGLSQANMVAADDLDEEFDPVPSAKPAEVVRARYDRLRKMAAQAQRLLGDFAAQGERVQALVSWRDPRATRLFIVACLVVAVVLYVVPHKMVAVGLGFYFLRHPMFRDPMPPASLNFFRRLPSLTDRML, from the coding sequence ATGACGAGCCCGCCGGCCCACACCGTCAGCAAACTCgccgtcgaggtcatcgacgcCCGCGACCTCGTCCCCAAGGACGGCCATGGCACCTCCAGCCCGTTCGTCATCGTCGAATTCGACGGCCAGCGGAAGCGAACCCACACCGTCGCCCGCGACCTCAACCCGCAGTGGAACGAGCGCCTCGAGTTCGTCGTGGCTAACCCCGCTTCCATGGTCGCCCAGGAGCTCGATGTCGAGGTCTACAACGACAAGAGGATGGGCAGCCCCAGCGGCGCTCGTAAGAACCACTTCCTCGGCCGTGTTCGTATCTGCGGCTCCCAGTTCGCTCGCCGCGGCGAGGAGGCGCTGATCTACTTCCCCCTCGAAAGGCGGAGCCTCCTCAGCTGGATCCGCGGTGAGATCGGCCTCAAGGTGTACTATTACGACGAACCGCTCTCGGACGAGACGAAACCCGTCGGATCGGATCCCAACCAGGCCCCTGCTCCCCCTCCGAGTACCGAGGAGCCCAAGGATGTGCCTCCGGATGTCCCGGCGCCCACGGAGGCCGCCATCGACACGCAGTCCCCGCCACTGGTGTCCGTCGTCGTGGTGGAGAAAACGCCGGTCCAGACTGCGCACGTGAATGCCAACGTGGTATCACCGCCATCGCCTGACCCGACAACGGTGGAGGCGTACCCGCCAGAGGTGCGGAAGATGCAGACGCCGGCCTGCACGGAGAGGGACCGGGTGTTTTCCAAGAGATTCATCGGCGGCGCCTGCGGCCCGAGGGTTATCTCGGGCCGGTTCGTCGACTGCAACGAGCTCGTCGACCGGCCCCCGCTGGCGACGTACGACCTGGTGGAGCCGATGCAATACCTCTTTGTCCGTGTCGTGAAGGCTCGGGGCCTCCGCCCGTGCGAGAGCCCGCACGTGAAGATCCAGGCGGGGCCGCACACCCGCCGTTCCTTGCCGGGGCGGGACGGCGGCGCCGGCAGCCCGGAGTGGAACCAGGTGTTCGCGCTGAACCAGTGCAAGCCGGACTCGAGGCTGGAGATCTCGGTGCGGGGAGGCGGGCCCGACGAAGCTTTTCTGGGCGGCGTGTGCTTCGACCTGACGGACGTGCCGGTCCGCGACCAGCCGGACGGCCCCCTGGCCCCCCAGTGGTACCGGCTCGAGGGCGGCAGGGACGATGCGCCGATGACAGGGGATATCATGGTGGCAGTCTGGATTGGGACCCAGGCGGACGAGTCGTTTCCGGAGGCCTGGAACTCGGACGCCACGTACGTGAGCTACACCTACACCCGGTCCAAAGTCTACCAGTCGCCCAAGATGTGGTACCTGCGGGCCACCGTCATCGAAGCGCAGGACCTGCGCCTCGCGGCAGCGACGCGGCCGTACGACGTCCGCGTCAAGATCCTACTGGGGATCCAGGCCCTGTGTACCCGGCGGCCCACCGCGGTCAGCAGCAGTGCGTCGTCCATCTCGTGGATGGAGGACCTCATGTTCGTGGCGTCCGAGCCGTTCAGTAACCACGAGATGATCGTGCAGGTGGAGGACCGGTCCACCAAGGAGCCGGTGGTGCTGGGGCACGCAGTGGTGCCGGTGGCGTTGGCGGAGCAGCGGTTGGACGAGCGGCAGGCGGTGGCGTCTCGGTGGTTCAGcctggaggaggcggcggcgttcGCGGGGTGCCGCTGCGGAGGGGGGCCTGGCGGCGGCTACTACGGCCGGTTGAACCTCCGGTTGTGCCTGGAGGGCGGGTACCACGTGATGGACGAGGCGGCGCACGTGTGCAGCGACTTCCGGCCGACGGCGAAGCAGCTGTGGAAGCCGGCGGTGGGAGTGCTGGAGCTGGGAATCCTGGGGGCCCGCGGCCTGCCGATCAAGGGCGGCGAAGAGGCGGCCAAGAGCTCCACCAACGCCTACTGCGTCGCCAAGTACGGCAAGAAGTGGGTGCGAACGCGGACCGTGGCCGACTGCTTCGACCCGCGTTGGAACGAGCAGTACACGTGGCAGGTGTACGACCCGTGCACGGTCCTTACCGTCGGAGTGTTCGACAACTGCCGCATGTTCGACGCGGCGGGCGACCGGCAGGACTACCGGATCGGCAAGGTTCGGATCCGGGTGTCGACCCTGGAAAGCAACCGCGTGTACACCACCTGGTACCCGATGCTGCAGCTGCAGCCGTCCGGCGTCATGAAGATGGGCGAGGTGCAGCTGGCCGTCCGCTTCGCGTGCTCGGCGCCGTTCCCGGACACCTGGGCTATGTACGCGCAGCCGATGCTCCCCCGGATGCACTACCTTCGGCCAATCGCTGTGTGGAAGCAGGAGGTGCTGCGGGCGTGGGCGATCAGGATGGTGGCCGAGTGGCTCGAGCGGTCGGAGCCGCCGCTGGGGCAGGAGGTGGTGCACTACATGCTCGACGTCGACACGCAGTCATGGAGCATCCGGCGGAGCAGGGCCAACTGGTTCAGGGTCCTGTGCGTCCTCGCCTGGGCCTTCGGGCTGGCGAGGTGGGTCGACGACATCCGGCGGTGGAGGAATCCCACCACTACGGTGCTGGTGCACGTGCTCTACCTGGTGCTGGTGTGGTACCCGGAGCTGGTCGTCCCCACCGCGTCGCTGTACATGTCCCTCATCGGGATATGGTACTGCCGGTTCCGGCCGCGGGTACCCGCGGGGATGGACATGGGGCTGTCGCAGGCGAACATGGTGGCGGCGGACGATCTGGACGAAGAGTTCGACCCAGTGCCGAGCGCCAAGCCGGCGGAGGTGGTAAGGGCGCGGTACGACCGGCTGCGGAAGATGGCGGCGCAGGCGCAGAGGCTGCTGGGGGACTTCGCGGCGCAGGGGGAGCGAGTGCAGGCGCTGGTGAGCTGGAGAGATCCCCGGGCGACGAGGCTCTTCATCGTGGCGTgcctggtggtggcggtggtgctcTACGTGGTGCCCCACAAGATGGTGGCGGTGGGGCTCGGCTTCTACTTCCTCCGCCATCCCATGTTCCGAGATCCGATGCCACCGGCCAGCTTGAACTTTTTTCGGCGGCTTCCCAGTTTAACCGATCGTATGTTGTAG